One segment of Ziziphus jujuba cultivar Dongzao chromosome 12, ASM3175591v1 DNA contains the following:
- the LOC107428110 gene encoding protein STRUBBELIG-RECEPTOR FAMILY 5 produces MDNSNNVLGLLIVVFLGVLTSQVLSKTNSPDVSALNVMYTSLNSPSKLSTWKSSGGDPCGDSWEGITCSGSSVTEIDLSNLGLSGSMGYQLSSLTSVTHFDLSKNNIKGDIPYQLPPNVQHLDLSHNGFTNNVPYSVSQMTDLEYLNLGNNQLNGQLSDMFQQLPKLKELDLSFNSITGNLPQSFSKLSSLTTLHLQNNKFTGTIDVLTNLPLDDLNIENNEFSGSIPDKIKDINNLETGGNSWSSGSSSSSKNKSDKKGKSGGGGNSIAIGLIIAGVALGVLAVIAIVISVFSRRTSAHESRFLDEERFSRKSFSRELSRELTSEMHKDFKEYKSVEPSASIDIVSLQNLPSVSLKQSFSDNEFANRINSRRSTSVRAVAYALSDLQNATANFAAGRLVGQGSVGRVYRAKYADGKVLAVKKIDSSLFQGKRAEEFSEMVASISKLRHQNIVELVGYCSEQGHNMLIYEYFRNGSLHDFLHLSDDYSKPLTWNTRVRIALGMARGLEYLHEVCSPSVIHKGIKSSNIFLDVELNPRVGDSGLGRFNELTSQSLGVGYNAPECTHPSAYTIKSDVYSFGVVMLELLTGRMPFDSSKAKVEQCLARWATPQLHDLDALASMVDPALRGLYPPKSLSRFADIIALCVQSEPEFRPPMSEVVQALVRLVQRSSMKLREDLGASRRMDDDDYY; encoded by the exons ATGGACAACAGCAACAACGTTCTGGGGTTGTTGATTGTAGTTTTCTTGGGGGTCCTGACCTCCCAGGTTCTTTCCAAAACCAATTCTCCAGATG TCTCTGCTCTTAATGTAATGTATACCAGCTTAAACTCTCCTTCAAAACTAAGCACTTGGAAATCAAGTGGAGGTGATCCTTGTGGCGATTCATGGGAGGGAATCACATGCTCAGGATCATCTGTAACTGAAAT AGATTTATCTAACCTTGGACTCTCTGGATCAATGGGTTATCAGCTGTCAAGCTTGACATCTGTCACTCACTT TGATTTAAGCAAGAACAACATCAAGGGTGATATACCATATCAACTTCCTCCAAATGTACAACATCT AGATCTTTCTCATAACGGATTTACCAATAATGTGCCTTATTCAGTTTCTCAGATGACAGACCTCGAGTACCT GAATCTTGGTAATAATCAGCTCAATGGACAATTGAGTGATATGTTTCAACAGCTGCCTAAACTCAAAGAGCT GGATCTCTCTTTCAACTCCATAACAGGCAATTTGCCTCAGAGTTTCTCAAAGCTCTCAAGCCTCACCACATT GCATTTGCAGAACAATAAATTCACTGGTACAATCGATGTACTTACTAACCTTCCCCTGGATGATTT GAACATTGAAAACAATGAATTCTCTGGGTCGATTCCTGATAAGATCAAGGACATAAATAACTTGGA GACTGGAGGAAATTCTTGGTCATCAGggtcatcttcatcttcaaaaaacaaatccgataaaaaagggaaaagtggtggtggtgggaaTTCCATTGCAATTGGATTAATCATAGCTGGGGTAGCTTTGGGTGTATTGGCAGTGATTGCAATTGTAATATCTGTTTTCTCAAGAAGAACATCTGCGCATGAGTCACGTTTCCTCGATGAAGAGAGGTTTAGCAGAAAGTCATTCTCTCGGGAACTGTCCAGAGAATTGACATCTGAAATGCACAAAGACTTCAAAG AATACAAGTCAGTGGAACCATCTGCTTCAATAGACATTGTTAGTCTGCAAAATCTTCCTTCAGTCAGTCTAAAGCAATCTTTCAGTGACAATGAGTTTGCGAACCGTATCAACTCGAGAAGAAGCACATCGGTTCGTGCAGTAGCCTATGCCCTGTCTGATTTGCAGAATGCTACTGCTAACTTTGCAGCAGGGCGACTTGTGGGTCAGGGTAGTGTTGGACGTGTTTACAGGGCCAAATATGCGGACGGCAAG gTATTAGCGGTGAAAAAGATAGATTCGTCTTTATTTCAAGGAAAAAGAGCAGAAGAGTTTTCAGAAATGGTTGCGAGCATATCGAAGCTTCGGCATCAGAACATAGTAGAATTAGTGGGATATTGTTCGGAGCAGGGACATAACATGTTAATATATGAGTATTTCAGGAATGGTTCGCTGCATGATTTCTTGCATCTGTCAGACGACTACAGCAAACCGCTCACATGGAACACCAGAGTCAGAATTGCTTTGGGAATGGCCAGGGGTCTTGA gtACCTTCATGAGGTTTGCAGTCCATCCGTTATACACAAGGGCATAAAGTCAAGTAACATATTTCTAGATGTAGAGTTAAACCCTCGTGTTGGGGACTCAGGATTGGGAAGATTTAATGAGCTCACAAGCCAGAGCTTAGGGGTTGGATATAATGCTCCCGAATGCACCCACCCTTCCGCCTATACCATCAAGAGTGACGTTTACAGTTTTGGGGTGGTCATGTTGGAATTATTGACAGGTCGTATGCCTTTCGAcag TTCCAAAGCCAAAGTAGAACAGTGCCTAGCCCGATGGGCAACCCCACAGCTGCATGATTTGGATGCATTGGCCAGCATGGTGGACCCTGCCCTGCGTGGACTCTACCCTCCCAAGTCACTCTCTCGCTTTGCTGATATCATTGCTCTCTGTGTTCAG TCTGAACCTGAATTTCGTCCACCAATGTCAGAGGTAGTGCAAGCTTTGGTTCGTTTAGTTCAGCGATCAAGTATGAAATTGAGAGAGGATCTTGGAGCTTCTCGGCGTATGGATGACGATGACTACTACTGA
- the LOC107428107 gene encoding YTH domain-containing protein ECT4 isoform X1 produces the protein MAATQPQGPDRTSDSTKSLSLLIMDAEEKPAEPDNMKEQPHSAKNERSASPNPSRDSATIGHARVPSGQSGSFTSSGDRTVYPPNIYAPQAQTFYYRGYDNGAGEWDEYPPYVNAEGLEIGSPGVYNENPSLVFHSGYGYNPQMPYGPYSPVTTPLPSVGGDAQLYSPQQFPYSGPPYYQQLGPPSMPYITSPTSVSQPELPTLLSVDQQGDSMLFGPRPGYPPVGSFGRGSFPGNPGTLGFQDFQQGFDGLRSGGLWSDWSKTSDRQRSLTPLSPAVSPQPIGPVGSFGQNVGMASQQQRSLYGFGSGSNSYNRGYLPTGFSQGSSPGNASFSSLGADSRSWLSLENSRRRLRGSGSLCSCNGTLDILNEQNRGPRASKPKSQIIADSSSVDKHNKSVAKIHNESYNQPDFVTEYKDARFFIIKSYSEDNVHKSIKYGVWASTPNGNRKLDAAYREAKDKQDACPVFLLFSVNASAQFCGVAEMIGPVDFDKSVDYWQQDKWSGQFPVKWHIIKDVPNSQFRHIVLENNDNKPVTNSRDTQDVKLEQGIEMLKIFKNYETEMSIIDDFEFYEDRQKAMQERKARQQASLMAVGMVSENEHRNAVAISGEFIKQMSKSFAQVVRLDEGNKEAASANDVSLGTRVKLEDAITAAAVSSSTQTS, from the exons ACTCTACTAAGTCACTTAGCCTACTGATCATGGATGCAGAAGAGAAACCTGCTGAACCAGATAACATGAAGGAGCAG CCACATTCAGCAAAAAATGAAAGATCAGCTTCCCCTAATCCTTCCCGGGATTCTGCTACAATAGGTCATGCAAGAGTCCCATCGGGACAATCAGGATCTTTTACTTCAAGTGGAGATCGCACAGTCTATCCACCTAACATCTATGCCCCTCAGGCGCAGACCTTTTACTATAGAG GTTATGACAATGGAGCTGGTGAATGGGATGAATATCCTCCATATGTCAATGCTGAAGGATTGGAAATCGGATCTCCT GGTGTTTACAATGAAAATCCTTCTCTTGTCTTCCATTCTGGATATGGTTATAACCCACAAATGCCATATGGGCCTTACTCCCCAGTTACAACACCTTTGCCTTCGGTAGGTGGAGATGCACAATTATATTCCCCCCAGCAGTTTCCATATTCAGGACCACCTTATTACCAACAGTTAGGTCCTCCTAGCATGCCATATATTACTTCACCAACTTCAGTCTCGCAGCCAGAACTCCCTACATTACTAAGTGTTGACCAACAAGGTGATAGCATGCTTTTTGGACCAAGACCAGGCTATCCTCCTGTAGGATCTTTTGGCAGAGGCAGTTTTCCTGGAAATCCTGGGACCCTTGGTTTCCAGGATTTCCAgcaaggatttgatggattgagATCTGGAGGACTTTGGTCAGATTGGTCAAAAACATCAGATAGACAAAGGTCTTTGACACCCTTATCACCGGCAGTTTCTCCGCAGCCAATTGGCCCAGTTGGATCATTCGGGCAAAATGTTGGAATG gCTTCTCAACAACAAAGATCCTTATATGGGTTTGGATCTGGTTCAAACTCCTATAATAGAGGCTACCTGCCTACCGGTTTTAGTCAAGGCTCTAGTCCTGGGAATGCATCTTTTTCCAGCTTGGGAGCAGACAGTCGAAGTTGGTTGTCACTTGAAAATAGTAGGCGGCGTTTGAGGGGCAGCGGTTCACTCTGCAGCTGTAATGGTACCCTTGATATTCTTAATGAGCAGAACCGAGGGCCAAGGGCGTCAAAGCCAAAGAGTCAAATCATTGCTGATAGTTCCTCTGTGGACAAGCATAACAAATCAGTTGCTAAGATCCATAATGAGTCATACAACCAACCAGACTTTGTTACAGAATACAAAGATGCCAGGTTTTTTATCATCAAATCTTACAGTGAAGACAATGTTCACAAGAGTATCAAATATGGTGTTTGGGCCAGCACGCCAAATGGGAACAGAAAGTTAGATGCTGCCTATCGTGAAGCCAAGGATAAGCAAGATGCTTGCccagtttttcttcttttttcg GTGAATGCTAGTGCTCAGTTCTGTGGGGTGGCTGAAATGATTGGACCTGTTGATTTTGACAAGAGCGTAGATTACTGGCAGCAAGACAAATGGAGTGGGCAGTTCCCTGTTAAATGGCATATAATTAAAGATGTTCCAAATAGTCAGTTTCGCCACATTGTACTCGAAAATAATGACAACAAGCCTGTTACTAACAGTCGAGACACTCAAGAT GTAAAACTGGAGCAGGGTATTGAGATGTTGAAGATATTCAAGAATTATGAAACTGAAATGTCTATCATAGACGATTTCGAGTTCTACGAAGACAGACAGAAGGCAATGCAAGAAAGGAAGGCCAGACAGCAAGCAAGCCTGATGGCTGTAGGTATGGTAAGCGAAAACGAGCACCGAAATGCTGTAGCCATATCTGGCGAGTTCATCAAGCAAATGTCAAAGAGTTTTGCTCAAGTTGTCCGGTTAGATGAGGGTAATAAAGAAGCTGCTTCTGCAAATGATGTCTCATTGGGAACTAGAGTAAAACTAGAAGATGCCATAACAGCAGCAGCTGTGTCTTCTTCTACTCAGACCAGTTGA
- the LOC107428107 gene encoding YTH domain-containing protein ECT4 isoform X3, whose translation MDAEEKPAEPDNMKEQPHSAKNERSASPNPSRDSATIGHARVPSGQSGSFTSSGDRTVYPPNIYAPQAQTFYYRGYDNGAGEWDEYPPYVNAEGLEIGSPGVYNENPSLVFHSGYGYNPQMPYGPYSPVTTPLPSVGGDAQLYSPQQFPYSGPPYYQQLGPPSMPYITSPTSVSQPELPTLLSVDQQGDSMLFGPRPGYPPVGSFGRGSFPGNPGTLGFQDFQQGFDGLRSGGLWSDWSKTSDRQRSLTPLSPAVSPQPIGPVGSFGQNVGMASQQQRSLYGFGSGSNSYNRGYLPTGFSQGSSPGNASFSSLGADSRSWLSLENSRRRLRGSGSLCSCNGTLDILNEQNRGPRASKPKSQIIADSSSVDKHNKSVAKIHNESYNQPDFVTEYKDARFFIIKSYSEDNVHKSIKYGVWASTPNGNRKLDAAYREAKDKQDACPVFLLFSVNASAQFCGVAEMIGPVDFDKSVDYWQQDKWSGQFPVKWHIIKDVPNSQFRHIVLENNDNKPVTNSRDTQDVKLEQGIEMLKIFKNYETEMSIIDDFEFYEDRQKAMQERKARQQASLMAVGMVSENEHRNAVAISGEFIKQMSKSFAQVVRLDEGNKEAASANDVSLGTRVKLEDAITAAAVSSSTQTS comes from the exons ATGGATGCAGAAGAGAAACCTGCTGAACCAGATAACATGAAGGAGCAG CCACATTCAGCAAAAAATGAAAGATCAGCTTCCCCTAATCCTTCCCGGGATTCTGCTACAATAGGTCATGCAAGAGTCCCATCGGGACAATCAGGATCTTTTACTTCAAGTGGAGATCGCACAGTCTATCCACCTAACATCTATGCCCCTCAGGCGCAGACCTTTTACTATAGAG GTTATGACAATGGAGCTGGTGAATGGGATGAATATCCTCCATATGTCAATGCTGAAGGATTGGAAATCGGATCTCCT GGTGTTTACAATGAAAATCCTTCTCTTGTCTTCCATTCTGGATATGGTTATAACCCACAAATGCCATATGGGCCTTACTCCCCAGTTACAACACCTTTGCCTTCGGTAGGTGGAGATGCACAATTATATTCCCCCCAGCAGTTTCCATATTCAGGACCACCTTATTACCAACAGTTAGGTCCTCCTAGCATGCCATATATTACTTCACCAACTTCAGTCTCGCAGCCAGAACTCCCTACATTACTAAGTGTTGACCAACAAGGTGATAGCATGCTTTTTGGACCAAGACCAGGCTATCCTCCTGTAGGATCTTTTGGCAGAGGCAGTTTTCCTGGAAATCCTGGGACCCTTGGTTTCCAGGATTTCCAgcaaggatttgatggattgagATCTGGAGGACTTTGGTCAGATTGGTCAAAAACATCAGATAGACAAAGGTCTTTGACACCCTTATCACCGGCAGTTTCTCCGCAGCCAATTGGCCCAGTTGGATCATTCGGGCAAAATGTTGGAATG gCTTCTCAACAACAAAGATCCTTATATGGGTTTGGATCTGGTTCAAACTCCTATAATAGAGGCTACCTGCCTACCGGTTTTAGTCAAGGCTCTAGTCCTGGGAATGCATCTTTTTCCAGCTTGGGAGCAGACAGTCGAAGTTGGTTGTCACTTGAAAATAGTAGGCGGCGTTTGAGGGGCAGCGGTTCACTCTGCAGCTGTAATGGTACCCTTGATATTCTTAATGAGCAGAACCGAGGGCCAAGGGCGTCAAAGCCAAAGAGTCAAATCATTGCTGATAGTTCCTCTGTGGACAAGCATAACAAATCAGTTGCTAAGATCCATAATGAGTCATACAACCAACCAGACTTTGTTACAGAATACAAAGATGCCAGGTTTTTTATCATCAAATCTTACAGTGAAGACAATGTTCACAAGAGTATCAAATATGGTGTTTGGGCCAGCACGCCAAATGGGAACAGAAAGTTAGATGCTGCCTATCGTGAAGCCAAGGATAAGCAAGATGCTTGCccagtttttcttcttttttcg GTGAATGCTAGTGCTCAGTTCTGTGGGGTGGCTGAAATGATTGGACCTGTTGATTTTGACAAGAGCGTAGATTACTGGCAGCAAGACAAATGGAGTGGGCAGTTCCCTGTTAAATGGCATATAATTAAAGATGTTCCAAATAGTCAGTTTCGCCACATTGTACTCGAAAATAATGACAACAAGCCTGTTACTAACAGTCGAGACACTCAAGAT GTAAAACTGGAGCAGGGTATTGAGATGTTGAAGATATTCAAGAATTATGAAACTGAAATGTCTATCATAGACGATTTCGAGTTCTACGAAGACAGACAGAAGGCAATGCAAGAAAGGAAGGCCAGACAGCAAGCAAGCCTGATGGCTGTAGGTATGGTAAGCGAAAACGAGCACCGAAATGCTGTAGCCATATCTGGCGAGTTCATCAAGCAAATGTCAAAGAGTTTTGCTCAAGTTGTCCGGTTAGATGAGGGTAATAAAGAAGCTGCTTCTGCAAATGATGTCTCATTGGGAACTAGAGTAAAACTAGAAGATGCCATAACAGCAGCAGCTGTGTCTTCTTCTACTCAGACCAGTTGA
- the LOC107428107 gene encoding YTH domain-containing protein ECT4 isoform X2, whose product MAATQPQGPDRTSEEKPAEPDNMKEQPHSAKNERSASPNPSRDSATIGHARVPSGQSGSFTSSGDRTVYPPNIYAPQAQTFYYRGYDNGAGEWDEYPPYVNAEGLEIGSPGVYNENPSLVFHSGYGYNPQMPYGPYSPVTTPLPSVGGDAQLYSPQQFPYSGPPYYQQLGPPSMPYITSPTSVSQPELPTLLSVDQQGDSMLFGPRPGYPPVGSFGRGSFPGNPGTLGFQDFQQGFDGLRSGGLWSDWSKTSDRQRSLTPLSPAVSPQPIGPVGSFGQNVGMASQQQRSLYGFGSGSNSYNRGYLPTGFSQGSSPGNASFSSLGADSRSWLSLENSRRRLRGSGSLCSCNGTLDILNEQNRGPRASKPKSQIIADSSSVDKHNKSVAKIHNESYNQPDFVTEYKDARFFIIKSYSEDNVHKSIKYGVWASTPNGNRKLDAAYREAKDKQDACPVFLLFSVNASAQFCGVAEMIGPVDFDKSVDYWQQDKWSGQFPVKWHIIKDVPNSQFRHIVLENNDNKPVTNSRDTQDVKLEQGIEMLKIFKNYETEMSIIDDFEFYEDRQKAMQERKARQQASLMAVGMVSENEHRNAVAISGEFIKQMSKSFAQVVRLDEGNKEAASANDVSLGTRVKLEDAITAAAVSSSTQTS is encoded by the exons AAGAGAAACCTGCTGAACCAGATAACATGAAGGAGCAG CCACATTCAGCAAAAAATGAAAGATCAGCTTCCCCTAATCCTTCCCGGGATTCTGCTACAATAGGTCATGCAAGAGTCCCATCGGGACAATCAGGATCTTTTACTTCAAGTGGAGATCGCACAGTCTATCCACCTAACATCTATGCCCCTCAGGCGCAGACCTTTTACTATAGAG GTTATGACAATGGAGCTGGTGAATGGGATGAATATCCTCCATATGTCAATGCTGAAGGATTGGAAATCGGATCTCCT GGTGTTTACAATGAAAATCCTTCTCTTGTCTTCCATTCTGGATATGGTTATAACCCACAAATGCCATATGGGCCTTACTCCCCAGTTACAACACCTTTGCCTTCGGTAGGTGGAGATGCACAATTATATTCCCCCCAGCAGTTTCCATATTCAGGACCACCTTATTACCAACAGTTAGGTCCTCCTAGCATGCCATATATTACTTCACCAACTTCAGTCTCGCAGCCAGAACTCCCTACATTACTAAGTGTTGACCAACAAGGTGATAGCATGCTTTTTGGACCAAGACCAGGCTATCCTCCTGTAGGATCTTTTGGCAGAGGCAGTTTTCCTGGAAATCCTGGGACCCTTGGTTTCCAGGATTTCCAgcaaggatttgatggattgagATCTGGAGGACTTTGGTCAGATTGGTCAAAAACATCAGATAGACAAAGGTCTTTGACACCCTTATCACCGGCAGTTTCTCCGCAGCCAATTGGCCCAGTTGGATCATTCGGGCAAAATGTTGGAATG gCTTCTCAACAACAAAGATCCTTATATGGGTTTGGATCTGGTTCAAACTCCTATAATAGAGGCTACCTGCCTACCGGTTTTAGTCAAGGCTCTAGTCCTGGGAATGCATCTTTTTCCAGCTTGGGAGCAGACAGTCGAAGTTGGTTGTCACTTGAAAATAGTAGGCGGCGTTTGAGGGGCAGCGGTTCACTCTGCAGCTGTAATGGTACCCTTGATATTCTTAATGAGCAGAACCGAGGGCCAAGGGCGTCAAAGCCAAAGAGTCAAATCATTGCTGATAGTTCCTCTGTGGACAAGCATAACAAATCAGTTGCTAAGATCCATAATGAGTCATACAACCAACCAGACTTTGTTACAGAATACAAAGATGCCAGGTTTTTTATCATCAAATCTTACAGTGAAGACAATGTTCACAAGAGTATCAAATATGGTGTTTGGGCCAGCACGCCAAATGGGAACAGAAAGTTAGATGCTGCCTATCGTGAAGCCAAGGATAAGCAAGATGCTTGCccagtttttcttcttttttcg GTGAATGCTAGTGCTCAGTTCTGTGGGGTGGCTGAAATGATTGGACCTGTTGATTTTGACAAGAGCGTAGATTACTGGCAGCAAGACAAATGGAGTGGGCAGTTCCCTGTTAAATGGCATATAATTAAAGATGTTCCAAATAGTCAGTTTCGCCACATTGTACTCGAAAATAATGACAACAAGCCTGTTACTAACAGTCGAGACACTCAAGAT GTAAAACTGGAGCAGGGTATTGAGATGTTGAAGATATTCAAGAATTATGAAACTGAAATGTCTATCATAGACGATTTCGAGTTCTACGAAGACAGACAGAAGGCAATGCAAGAAAGGAAGGCCAGACAGCAAGCAAGCCTGATGGCTGTAGGTATGGTAAGCGAAAACGAGCACCGAAATGCTGTAGCCATATCTGGCGAGTTCATCAAGCAAATGTCAAAGAGTTTTGCTCAAGTTGTCCGGTTAGATGAGGGTAATAAAGAAGCTGCTTCTGCAAATGATGTCTCATTGGGAACTAGAGTAAAACTAGAAGATGCCATAACAGCAGCAGCTGTGTCTTCTTCTACTCAGACCAGTTGA
- the LOC107428111 gene encoding uncharacterized protein LOC107428111: MAKFHGSSLELWWDNGHGGWATLLALLFILLWHSSKRFSFVSRFPSAFSSASTSTSASASASASSSALALHSDATTSRSRAPHLGISEIVTDEDLMFLIETLEEKISEDEIWQNVIEKRNDNLFYSAKCCDPKDGPVKYLSVTVFENCSPEMLRDFYMDNDYRKMWDKTLLDHKQLQVDENSGVEVGRTIKKFPLLTPREYVLGWRLWEGKDKTFYCFIKECEHPFAPRQKDYVRVGFFRSGWRIKKVPDRNACEIKMFHQEDAGLNVKMAKLVFAKGIWSYVCKMENALRKYPTIRHPQSSSAANAVTLVKKVPHGLETTNGVTLQATFGASAVDGSVTGREKKLSKRPSRKMVAKGLLLLGGVVCLSRGHSSLGAKVVMAYVLTKLRKRGASSSGSA, translated from the exons ATGGCCAAATTCCATGGATCGTCTCTGGAACTCTGGTGGGACAACGGTCACGGTGGTTGGGCCACTCTTTTAGCTCTGCTCTTCATTTTACTTTGGCACTCTTCTAAAAGATTCTCTTTTGTTTCTCGCTTTCCTTCTGCTTTCTCTTCGGCTTCCACTTCAACTTCCGCTTCCGCTTCCGCTTCCGCTTCCTCTTCGGCGTTGGCCTTGCACTCTGACGCCACTACTTCTCGCTCCCGCGCCCCCCATCTTGG AATCTCCGAGATCGTAACAGATGAAGATTTAATGTTTCTCATTGAAACTTTGGAAGAAAAGATCAGCGAGGATGAGATATGGCAGAATGTGATTGAGAAAAGAAATGATAATCTGTTCTACAGTGCTAAATGCTGCGATCCTAAG GATGGCCCAGTGAAGTACTTGAGTGTGACAGTATTTGAGAATTGCTCCCCTGAAATGTTGAGAGACTTCTACATGGACAATGATTACAGAAAGATGTGGGACAAGACTCTGCTTGATCATAAGCAGTTACAAGTGGATGAAAACAGTGGAGTTGAAGTTGGCCGAACCATTAAGAAGTTTCCACTCTTGACACCTAGAGAATATGTGCTAGGATGGAGATTATGGGAGGGGAAGGATAAGACATTCTACTGTTTTATTAAG GAATGTGAACATCCTTTTGCACCACGACAAAAGGATTATGTTCGTGTTGGCTTTTTTAGATCTGGGTGGCGAATCAAGAAAG TGCCTGATAGAAATGCCTGTGAGATTAAAATGTTTCATCAAGAAGATGCTGGCTTGAATGTTAAGATGGCAAAGCTGGTTTTTGCAAAGGGCATATGGAGTTACGTGTGTAAAATGGAGAATGCACTTCGCAAATATCCAACAATAAGACATCCTCAATCAAGTTCTGCAGCTAATGCAGTCACTTTGGTCAAAAAG GTTCCCCATGGGTTAGAGACCACAAATGGCGTGACCTTGCAAGCAACCTTTGGAGCAAGTGCTGTCGATGGTTCAGTTACCGGCCGGGAAAAGAAGCTGTCGAAAAGGCCATCAAGGAAAATGGTAGCCAAGGGGTTGCTGCTTCTTGGGGGTGTGGTGTGTCTGTCTCGTGGTCATTCTAGCTTGGGTGCCAAGGTTGTGATGGCATATGTCTTGACCAAACTTAGAAAGCGTGGAGCTTCATCGAGTGGGAGTGCCTAA